The following proteins are co-located in the Streptomyces sp. NBC_01198 genome:
- a CDS encoding cellulose binding domain-containing protein, whose protein sequence is MRRPTRTAALSIAAVTTAAAAAALLPALGATASGAVASCTVTYAVTNQWTGGFQGNVVVANNGAPTTSWDLAFAFTGGQKVTQGWNGTWTQSGSTVHVASMSYNGALPTGGSVSTGFLGSWSGTNTVPTAFTLNGAACSVTGVPTEPPPTTPTTPPTTPPTTPPTTPPTTPPPGGDSAPPKLHVAGNKLVDSTGKQVVLHGVNRSGTEFACAQGNGIFDGPVDDAAIDAITSWKGVTAVRVPLNEDCWEGLSYVPAADGGANYVAAITGWVNRLVAHGITPIVELHWSHGTYTGNSAGCTDVNATCQKPMPDAQYAIPFWTSVANAFKSNTSIVFDLFNEPYPDRATSTTEQAWSCWRDGGSCPGIGYQVAGMQDMLDAVRGTGARNVVLLGGLAYSNDLTGWVAHEPTDPTGNLAAAVHVYNFNTCANTSCWDSQLAPVAARVPLVAGEMGENTCGHSFVDGFMNWLDAHQLSYLGWTWNTWDCSSGPSLISGYDGTPTAYGLGLKNHLASLG, encoded by the coding sequence ATGCGACGACCCACGCGCACCGCGGCGCTGTCCATCGCCGCCGTCACCACGGCGGCCGCGGCCGCCGCGCTGCTCCCCGCGCTCGGCGCCACCGCATCGGGCGCGGTGGCGAGTTGCACGGTCACCTATGCGGTGACCAACCAGTGGACAGGCGGTTTCCAGGGCAACGTTGTCGTCGCCAACAACGGCGCCCCGACCACCAGTTGGGACCTGGCCTTCGCCTTCACCGGTGGCCAGAAGGTGACCCAGGGCTGGAACGGCACCTGGACCCAGTCGGGCAGCACCGTCCACGTCGCCTCGATGTCGTACAACGGCGCGCTGCCCACCGGCGGTTCGGTCAGCACCGGCTTCCTGGGCAGCTGGTCGGGCACCAACACCGTCCCGACGGCCTTCACCCTCAACGGCGCCGCCTGCTCGGTGACCGGCGTCCCGACAGAACCACCGCCGACCACGCCGACCACCCCGCCCACCACGCCGCCGACGACGCCCCCCACGACGCCGCCGACCACCCCGCCGCCCGGCGGTGACTCCGCGCCGCCCAAGCTGCACGTGGCCGGAAACAAGCTGGTCGACTCCACCGGCAAGCAGGTCGTGCTCCACGGGGTGAACCGTTCCGGTACCGAATTCGCCTGCGCGCAGGGCAACGGGATCTTCGACGGCCCGGTGGACGACGCCGCCATCGACGCGATCACCAGCTGGAAGGGCGTCACGGCCGTCCGCGTACCGCTCAACGAGGACTGCTGGGAGGGCCTGTCGTACGTCCCGGCGGCCGACGGCGGCGCCAACTACGTGGCGGCGATCACCGGCTGGGTCAACCGCCTGGTGGCGCACGGCATCACGCCGATCGTCGAGCTGCACTGGTCGCACGGCACCTACACCGGAAACTCGGCGGGCTGCACCGACGTCAACGCCACCTGCCAGAAGCCGATGCCGGACGCGCAGTACGCGATCCCGTTCTGGACCAGCGTGGCGAACGCCTTCAAGTCCAACACCTCGATCGTCTTCGACCTGTTCAACGAGCCCTACCCGGACCGGGCCACCTCGACCACCGAGCAGGCCTGGAGCTGCTGGCGGGACGGCGGCAGCTGCCCGGGCATCGGCTACCAGGTGGCGGGCATGCAGGACATGCTGGACGCCGTGCGCGGCACCGGCGCGCGGAACGTCGTCCTGCTGGGCGGTCTCGCCTACTCCAACGACCTGACCGGCTGGGTCGCCCACGAGCCCACCGACCCGACCGGCAACCTGGCGGCGGCCGTGCACGTATACAACTTCAACACCTGCGCGAACACCTCCTGCTGGGACTCCCAGCTGGCGCCGGTCGCGGCCAGGGTGCCGCTGGTGGCCGGCGAGATGGGCGAGAACACCTGCGGCCACTCGTTCGTGGACGGCTTCATGAACTGGCTGGACGCGCACCAGCTGTCCTACCTGGGGTGGACCTGGAACACCTGGGACTGCTCCTCGGGCCCGTCACTGATCTCCGGCTACGACGGCACCCCGACCGCGTACGGCCTCGGCCTGAAGAACCACCTGGCGTCGCTCGGCTGA